From Solea senegalensis isolate Sse05_10M linkage group LG19, IFAPA_SoseM_1, whole genome shotgun sequence, the proteins below share one genomic window:
- the zgc:195001 gene encoding tripartite motif-containing protein 16: protein MPSCTISTKGIMPVPKKAGRKDGAVAEDMLPPYEPNVPEPTTRADYMKYWLELSLDDKTAQKLLWISEGGSKVARTTDAICPYPNRPERYEHSPQVLCKQNLLGNRGYWEVDFEGWVVIGMVCENAPRKGQEGACGLGENSGSWGVGWSGSCYQVWHSGENVDVQLPDSSTIGVYVDQPAGIIKFLLVVGEGEKEVRVIHKFKFDSQEKIFPGFWIGTKSNLLIRKKDQ, encoded by the exons GAAGAAAAGACGGTGCTGTGGCAGAAG ACATGCTGCCGCCATATGAGCCCAACGTCCCTGAACCGACCACCAGGGCTGATTACATGAAAT ATTGGCTCGAGCTCTCTCTGGATGACAAAACTGCACAGAAACTGTTGTGGATTTCAGAGGGTGGGTCTAAAGTGGCTCGTACGACTGATGCCATCTGCCCTTACCCTAACAGGCCTGAGAGATATGAACACTCACCACAG GTGCTGTGTAAGCAGAATCTGCTCGGCAATCGCGGGTATTGGGAGGTGGACTTCGAAGGATGGGTGGTTATTGGGATGGTCTGTGAGAATGCACCCCGTAAGGGCCAGGAGGGGGCCTGCGGTCTCGGAGAGAACAGCGGCTCCTGGGGTGTGGGCTGGTCTGGGTCCTGCTACCAGGTCTGGCACAGTGGAGAGAATGTGGACGTCCAGCTCCCCGACTCATCCACCATAGGAGTGTACGTTGACCAGCCTGCAGGTATCATCAAGTTCCTCTTGGTGGTGGGAGAAGGTGAGAAGGAAGTGCGCGTGATTCACAAGTTCAAGTTCGACAGCCAGGAGAAGATTTTTCCCGGGTTCTGGATTGGCACAAAGTCCAATTTGCTTATTCGAAAAAAGGATCAGTGA